From the genome of Faecalibacterium prausnitzii:
ATGCTGGATGTGATCGGAAAAGAATCCATCAACAGCTGTGTGGCTGGGATGAACTTTCTGATCGACACGTATAATACAGGAACACAAATTACGTACAAACTCTATATGCCGGAAGAAATTGCAGAGGACAAGACGCGCGACCATGCGGAACTCTATTATTTCCCGGCAGATAAGCCCAATGCAAAATATGCGGTCGTGCTTTCGGGCAACGCTCTGTTTTACAGCGGCGAGATGCGGGGCGGTGTTTCCACTGCATGGGAACTGCATCAAAAAGGATATGCGGTATTTGCACTTCGGTATCGGATCGGAAGTGAAGCAAAGGACAACGCACCGATTCAGGACCTTGGCCGTGCGATTCAACTGATTACAGCCAACGCAGAAAAATTCGGGGTCCAGACGGAAGATTATGCGCTGCTGGGATATTCTTCCGGTGGTCAGATTGCGGGCGTATTCTGCGGGCAAGAAGTGGGATATCCTCGTTACAATGTGCCTCGGCCCGGCGTACTGCTGTTGGCGTATCCGATCAATAATTTCTATGAAGCAAAACCGATTTACCGTTGGCTGATCGATACGTATTCGGAAGATCTGCGTTACTACGATTATAATATTTCCGGCTGTGTGACACCGGATTTTCCGCCAACATATTTCTGGTATGGGTTGAATGACATTTTGTTGATGGCCTTCAATTATTATGAGCAGGGCCCGGCACTTCAAAAAGCACTGGCGAGAAATGGTGTTCCGTACCACGAAAGTGTGTACAAACGTGCGTTCCACGGTATTGGCATAGCAGAGGGAACGGATGCAGAAGGCTGGCTCAACGATGTCGCCGCCTTCTGGGAAGAGCAGACCGCGCAGGCGCAGCAGCCTGCCGCATAAGGATCAAGAAAGGAAGCGTTGTAGGATGAAGAACTGGAACGAGACGTTCCGCAGCCTGAATGTGGGCCTGCCGGACGATGTGGAGCGGCTGAAAGCCGCCGGGTATTATCAGGAGGCCATCGAGCGGATCGACGCCTATCTGGCCGAGGACTGGACGGTGACTCAGAACAGCCCCCGCAGCCAGGGCGCGGAACCGGTGGGAGAGGAGCTGCCCCAGAACCCCACGCCCCACGGTGTGGAGGCCCTGCGGGACGCGATGCTGGCCCAGCGGGAGATGATGCGCCGCATCCCGGCAGAATACTGCTACACCGAGGACGAAGCCGTGGCCCGGATGCAGGGAATGGTGCGGGACTTCACGCGTGAGGAGTTCCGGCTTCTCGTGAAGGAGGGCCGGGTGGACTGGCGGTTCGTGGAAGGGGAGAAGCACTACCTCGACCGCTTTGCCGAAACGCTGCTGGCGACCCGTGCCGACCTCGCCGCCCGCCAGATCGACCCGCCTGCCCCCGGCACTTCGGCGCGGGAGTTCCGCAACCGCCAGCATGAGCAGATGGAGCGGGACGGCCAGGCAAGCGCCCGTATCACCCTGAAGACCAGCGTTGGCATGTCGGACGAAGCCTTTGCCGCTGCACTGGCCGAGGCGAAGGCGGAGGGGCGGAACAGTGTGCATGTCCGCGCCTGGCTGCCCATCCCGGCCGCCTGCCTTTCCCAGAGCGAGATCGAGCTGCTGGACTGCACCGAGCCGCCTGCCCGCATCGCGGACGAGAACGCGCCCCAGCGGACGGTCTTCTGGGAGACAGACCTCACCGAGAACCGCCGCTTCGGGGTGGAGTACCGCTACCGGACCACGGCCGTCTACACAAATCCGATGGACATCCGGCCGGATGCACAGCAGCCGACCTTTGACACCGGCGAGGAAGCGCCGCACATCGTCTTCACGCCCTATCTGCGGGCGCTGGCCCACCAGCTGACCGACGGCATCACCGACCCGGCGGAAAAGGCAAAACGCATCTACGATTACGTCACCTTGAACGTGCGCTACCACTATCAGCCCGCCTACTTTGTGCAGGAGTGCCTGCCCGACCAGTGCGCCCGGAACCGCCGGGGCGACTGCGGCATCATGGCGCTGACCTTCATCACCCTCTGCCGTCTGGTGGGCATCCCGGCCCAGTGGCAGAGCGGCCTGTCCGTCTCGCTCACAGGTGTGGGCTGCCACGACTGGGCGATGTTCTACATCGCGCCCAAGGGCTGGATGTATGCGGACTGCTCGTTCGGCGCGTCGATGGCGCGGCAGGGCGATGAGAGGATGCGCCGCCACTACTTTGGCAGTCTGGACACCGGGCGGATGGTGGCGAACCGCGCCTTTGAGGCCCCCTTCGACCCACCCATGACCGGCTTCCGCTCCGACCCCTACGACAACCAGTCCGGCGAATGCGAGGTGGACGGCGTGGGCCTGTATGGCGATGCCCTTGACACCCGCAAGGAACTTGTGAACTACGAATTACTGTAAAAAACACCGGGCCCTGCCTTCTGCGGGACCCGGATTTTGATGATAGGAGAAAACCATCCATGGAATATCTGGCAGGACTTTACACCCTTCTGCTGGTCGCCATCTGCCTGGAACTGGCCGTGGTGCTCTGGCGCACCGGCAAAAAGCAGGGCAGCGTACCGGATCACGACGAGCTCAAGCGCTGGATGCAGCAGCAGCTGGATGCGCAGGCTAAGGAGTTTGCGGCCAGGCAGTCGGCCCTCGCCGAGCAGAATCACACCGCCCTGCGCAGCGTCAGTGAGACGCTGCAGACTGCGGTGCAGAACATGAGCACGACGCTGGCACAGGGGCAGGACAGCCAGCAGCAGCTTCTGGAACGCCGTCTGCGTTCGCTGGAAGCATCCAACACCCAGAAGCTGGAAGAGCTGCGCCGGAGCATAGCCGAGAGCATGACCGCCCTGCAGGCCGAGAACAACCGCAAACTGGATGAGATCCGCCACACCGTCGATGAACAGTTGCAGGATACCCTGCAAAAGCGGGTGAGCGAGAGCTTCAAGGCCGTCAACGAGCAGCTGGAACAGGTGTATAAGGGGCTGGGCGAGATGCAGAATCTTGCCGCCGACGTCGGCGGGCTGAAGCAGGTGCTCTCCGGCGTCAAGACTCGCGGCATCCTCGGCGAGATCCAGCTGGGGGCCATTCTGGAAGAGATCCTTGCCCCGGAACAGTACGAGACCAACGTGGCCACCATCCCCGGCAGCAGCCAGCGGGTGGAATATGCCGTCAAGATGCCGGGCGTGGACGGCAGCACGGTCTGGCTGCCCATCGACTCGAAATTCCCCGGCGACACCTACGCCCATTTGCAGGATGCACAGGCTTCCGGCGATGCGCAGGCGGTGGAGAATGCCCGCCACGCGCTGGAGCTTGTGCTGCGCAGCGAGGCAAAGGACATCCGCGAAAAGTACGTGGAACCGCCCTATACGACGACGTTCGGCATCCTGTTCCTGCCGTTTGAGGGCCTGTATGCCGAGGTGGTCAATGCTGGATTGCTGGAAGTGCTGCAGCGGGACTATCAGGTGAATGTGGCCGGCCCAAGCACTATGGCGGCCCTGCTGAACAGTTTGCAGATGGGCTTCAAGACGCTGGCGATCCAGAAGCGGTCGGGTGAGGTCTGGCAGCTGCTCGGTGCCGTGAAGACCGAGTTCGACAAGTTCGGGCAGGGGCTCTCCAAAATGCAGCAGCGCCTCCGCCAGACCGACGAAGAGCTTGACAACCTCATCGGGGTGCGCAGCCGCGCCATCAGCCGGAAACTGCGCAGCGTCCAGAGCCTCGATGAGGCCGCAGCGGCCACCCTGCTGGAGCTGGACGCTCCGCTCCGTCCGCTTTCCGGCGGGCAGCTCCCCCAGAGCGGGAGCCAGTGGCAGGACGGCGAACTCTGAGCTGGGCGAAAAAGCAGAAGGTGACGGAGAGGGGAAAGCCTGAATTTAAGCGGTGAAAAATGAAACCATCCGATGGATTATAGCAGTTTGCGTTTTTAATGCACAAGCAACATCCGCAAACTGCATATCGCAAAGATGCCGTTTTGATTGGCACTATTTTTGAAAATTGCGATAATGCGAAAGGCGGTGTAATGACCGCCTTGATGGGCGGCGATGGACGGATGCGATAAGCCGCAGCCAAAAACAAAAGGCCGCTGTGCCGGAGAAGTGCTCTGCGGTACAGCGGCCTTTTGCAATTTACTCGCACCCGTATAGACGAAAATATTGCTTGCTGGGTCGCTTTTCGTCCGGGGCGGAGTCCGGGGCGCTGCCGCTGCCGGAGTTCAGGATCGCCACGAACTGCTGCAGCTGCTTGAGGGAGCTGACACCCAGTTTGTCGTAGATGTTCTTGTTGTGGAAGCGCAGGGTGCTGTCCTTGATGTCCAGCTGCTCCACGATCTCCCTGGAGCGCAGCCCGGCGGCGTAGCCGTCAAAGATGCGGCGTTCGGTCTTGGTCAGGGTGGGGATGCCCGCCACGAAGGTCTGGAAGGCATCGGGCACCGACTCGTTGCGGCACACGTCTGCCAGCCGGGAAAGCTCGGTCTGCATCTGCTGGCGCTCTATCTGCAGCTCGTCCATCCGCCGCCGGGACTCCCGCCGGTCTTCCTCAAGCTGCCGGAACGCAGGCGAAAGGATGTGCCGGTGGAAGTAGATGCAGCAGAATACTACAAAAGACGAGCATTTCGACAACGCCCGCATGGAGCATATTTACCCCAACGCCAAAAAAGTGACCAAGGCAGAATAAATCCCATATTTACCCTTGCGCTTTTGCTGGAAAACAGGTATAATATTCTCTGGATAAAAGGGAGTAAGGGGCGTACTTTAGTTGAAAAACGGGTGCGCTGTGCTGCAGCGACACCCCCGGCAGAAATGCCCGATGCAGTACCGGATGCTTGAGACTTTTATCACATTTTCCCGTTTTGGGCTGGATGTGATAAAGGTCTTTTTTTGTGCCTCTGCCGCTATTATTAAAAAGGAGAGATATTATGCTGATCCCTGTTCTGTTATTTATCGTGGGTCTGCTGTGCCTGATCAAGGGCGGCGACTGGTTTGTGGACGGTGCCACCGGCATCGCCCGCCGCTTCCATGTGCCGGAGCTGCTCATCGGTGCCACGGTGGTGTCCATCGGTACCACCCTGCCGGAGGTCATGGTGTCCACCACCTCTGCCCTCACCGGTCACGGCGAGATCGCCTACGGCAACGCCATCGGCTCGGTCATCTGCAACGCTGCACTGATCGCCGCCATCACCATTGCGGTGCGCCCGGGCAAGGTTGACCCCAAGAGCCTGCGCACCCCGGTGGCCTTCTTCTTTGTGGCTGCCGCTTTCTATGCCGGTGTGGCCTACACCACCGGATCCTTCACTCGCCCGGTGGGCCTGATCCTGCTGGCCATGTTCGTGGCTTACATCGTGTGCAACGTGCTGGCTATGAAAAATGCCCCCGCCCCGGAAGAGGAAGAGCAGGCTGAGGAAGGCTCCTTTGCCAAGGAGTTGGGGCTGCTGGCCATCGGCGCAGTGCTCATTGCTGTGGGCGCTGACCTGCTGGTGGACAACGGCACCCTCATCGCACAGGCGCTGGGCGTGCCGGAGTCGGTCATTGCGCTGACCTTTGTGGCACTGGGCACCTCGCTACCGGAGCTGGTCACCGCCATCACCTCGCTGGCCAAGGGTCACGGCGCGCTGTCGCTGGGCAACGTCATCGGTGCAAACGTGTTCAATCTAGTGCTGGTCAGCGGCGTGTCTGTCACGCTGGCACCCTTCAGCATCCCGCAGAACTCCACCATCGCAGGCATGAACGCCTCGCTGGTGATGGATATCCCGGTCATGTTTGCCGTGATGCTGCTGCTCACCCTGCCCGCTCTGATCAAGGGCAAGCTGAGCCGCCCGCAGGGCATTGCACTGCTGTGCATCTATGCCGCCTTCTGCGCCGTGCAGTTCAGCATCTGATCTGTTGTAAACGTAAAATATTTAAGGCTGCTGCACAGGGCTTTGTGCAGCAGCCTTTTTATGTGGGATGATTTTGAATGCGCTCCGCGACATCTTCCCCCGGAGCGGGTGGAAGTCTTTCCTCAAAGGGAGAGCCAAGAGCACTGCCGATTGGGAGAGCGGACACGGGAGCGCCTGAGAGGGCGAGGCAAAACCCTGACGGCTTTGCCTGAGAGGGTAAAAAAGTGGGTCAGAAGCGCCCACAGGCGTTTCTGACCCACAAATAGAACGATATTTTTGTTTTACAGCTGGCAGGCGGTATCGTAGCCGGTGCGGATGGCGTTGGAGATATCCGCAGCCTTGCCGGCGGCATCGCCAATGGAATACACCGGGATGCTGGCAGCTTCCAGCGCAGCAGCGTCAAATTCGTTGGAGCGTGCGCCCATAGCCAGCACGATGTAATCGCAGGGGATGGTCACCTCTGCGCCGTCCTTGTTCTCGCAGACGACGGCGTCCATGCGGAACTCCTTGACCTTGTGGCTGGGGTACTGCTCCACGCCGTAGGTCTTATAGTTTTCCAGCAGGGTGGGCAGAATGGTAGTGCTCTCGCCTGCGGCGATCTTGTCCATCATCTCGATAACGGACACCTTGCAGCCGCGGGCAGCCAGATACTCTGCGGTCTCGCAGCCCACCATGCCGCCGCCGATGACGGCAACCGTGCCGTACACCTGCTGCTCACCGGCCAGAACCTTCCATGCATCGGCCACGTTCACGCTGTCGATGCCGGGGATGCGGGGTGCGGCGCTGTGTGCGCCCACAGCGTTGATGACGGCCTCGAAACCGGCATCCTTCAGCTGCTCTGCGGTGCGGGTCTGACCCATGCACAGGTGCACACCGGCGTTGCAGACCGCGTGGATCAGGTCCTGTGCGGCGCGGCGCATCTCCTCCTTGCGGGGAGGTACGCAGGCAATGTTCAGCTGGCCGCCCAGAGTGGTGGTCTTTTCAAACAGGGTCACGTCATGGCCGCGCAGTGCTGCCACACGGGCGGCTTCCAGACCGGCAGGGCCGCCGCCGAGGACGGCGATCTTCTTTTTCTGCGCTGCGGGCTGGATGCTGCGGGTGTTCTCGTAGCCGTTCTCCGCGTTCAGCACGCAGGAGAGGAACTGACGGTTCTGGATGGCATCGGTGCAGCCCTTGTTGCAGCTGATGCAGCGGCGGATATCGCAGGCCTTCCCGGCAGCGATCTTGGTGCCCCAGTCGGGGTCTGCCAGCAGCGGGCGACCCATGGCAACTATGTCGGCCATGCCGCTCTCGATGACACGCGCAGCCATTTCGGCATCCACGATACGACCCACGGCGCTGACCGGCACATGGACGGCCTTTTTGATGTCCCCGGCGATTTTGACGAAGAAGCCGTAGGGCTGTACGCCCATGGGAGGAATGGTGTCGGCCATGTTGCCGGTGTGGTTGGCCTGCGCAACGTGGAACATATCCACGCCGTCCTCTACCAGCCACTGGGCAAACTGCACGGCGTCGGCTTCGTCAATGCCGCCCTTGCCGCGCTGCGGGGTGACGATGGACAGCTTGTAGTCGATGACCATATCCGGCACAGCCTTGCGGATGGCGCGGGTCAGCATGCGGGCAAAGCGGACGCGGTTCTCCAGACTGCCGCCGAACTTATCGGTGCGGTGGTTCATGCGGGTGGAGCACAGGCAGCCGTTCAGGCGGTCGCCGTGGATCTGGATGACGTCCACACCGGCCTTCTGTGCACGCACTGCGCAGGCGCACATCTTATCGATGATGGCCATCAGCATCTCCTCGCTGACCTCATCGGTGAAGAACATCATGTCGTGATGCAGGCGCTGACGCATCTCATCAAACTTTTTCTGCATAAACAGACTGTTGATGGCGTCTACGTCGTACTCCGGGTGGAAGAGCTGGACGCCCAGCTTGGTGCCGTAGGCGTGTACGCTGTCGGCCAGTGCCTTGAAGGCAGGGATCTGGCTGTCGTCAAACAGCTTGGGGGTGGGAGAAAAGCTGTTGATGGGTGCCACATCGCCCAGAACGATGTAACCCACACCGCCCTTTGCCAGACGGGTGTAGAAGCCCATGTCCTGCTCGCTGATCATGCCGTTTTTCTCGTAGCCGGTGGTCAGCGGGGGGAACATGATGCGGTTCTTAAAGGTCTGTCCGCCCACCTCGATGGGCTGCAGAATCACGTTTTGCATACGAAAACCTCCTTGCAGATACGCTTTGCTTTACAGATTTGCTTTGATGAATGCTGCGGTCTTTTCCTCCACGGCGGCACGGGCTGCCAGCGTGGCAAAGTTGTGGCCGCCGCCTGCAATGGTGTCCACATCGGGTGCGGTGTACACCTGTGCGTAACGGTTGCAGGTGCCCTCGTCCACCAGACGGTCATCGTCGGCGCGCAGCAGCAGCACCGGGCCGTTGTAGCCCTTGGCCTCGGTAAAGGGGTCGGGGTGCTTTGCCATCTCGTAGTTAAAGGCCATCTTGTAGCACAGACCCTCCATGTCGGCGTAGTCCTTGCCGGTCTGCATAATGCCGTCGGCGCGCTGGGCGCAGCCGAACCACATCCCGGCGCCCGGGCACAGCAAAATCAGGCCGTGGGGCTGGATGACCGGTGCGCAGGAGGCGGCAATGTAGCCGCCCATGCTCTGGCCGGAGAGGAACAGCTTTTCGCTGTCCACATAGGGCTGTTCAGCGGCCCATGCAAAGATATCCTGTGCATCGGTGTGCAAGCCGTCAAAGCTCATATCCTCGAACTCGCCGTCGCTCTCGCCGTTGCCGTAGAAATCGAACCGGGCGCTGCCGATGCCCTGCGCTGCCAGAGCGCGGGACAGATGGGTGTACATGGACTTGTAGCCGCTGCAGCTGCCGGCAAAGCCGTGCAGATGCACCACAAAGGGTACCTTGCCCTCGGTGTCGGGCAGGGTCACGATGCCGCGCAGGGTGTGGCCATTGCGGTTTTTAAACTGAACCTGTAAGATCTTCATGGTTTACTTGCTCTCCTTTGCGGCGCGGCGAGCCTTCAGCTCGGTCAGCATCTCAGCAGTCTTCTGCTTGGTCAGGGGGTAGACGAAGAACAGGATGGCAACTGCAATGCCGTAGCCCAGGAAGTAGACGCCGGTGTAGCTCTTCCAGATGGCGTTCACAACGCCTGCGGTCTGCACAGCGCCTGCGGTAACGTTGTAGCCGATGGCACCCAGCACAAAGCTGGACAGGCTGCCGGAAATGGCGCTTGCAAGCTTGCGGAAGAAGGAGTAGGTGGAGTAAACGATGCCCTCGTTGCGCTCGCCGGTCTGCAGCTCGTGGTAGTCGATGGCGTCGTTGACCATAGCCCAGATCAGCACCTGCATGCCGGAAGCGCCCAGATAGCAGATACCGTTGATGACGATGAAGATCACAGGGTTGTGGACGGGGAAGAAGAACAGGATGCCGAACACGATGGCGGCAAAGCCAGCGCCCATGCAGCACCACTCCTTCTTGCCGAGCTTGTTGGCCAGAGGCTGGGTGATGGCAAAGGACAGCACAGCGTACAGCACGCTCAGCATACCGGAGACAGCCTGAATTTTAACGTTGCCGAAGAAGTCCTTATACAGGTAGGTGTTCAGACCGTTGACCACGGAAGCACCGATCATGCCGGTCAGGCTGAAGAACATAACGCCCAGCAGAGCCTTATTGTGAGAGATCTCCTTGAGCACATGCAGGTAGTTCAGCTTTTCTCCCTGCGGACGCTCAGGCACTTCCACGCGCTCCTTGCACCATACGCAGGTGATCTGCAGGCACAGCAGACCCAGCATAGCGCAGATGCAGGCCAGCATCAGGAAGCGGCCAGCCACGGGCTGGTTGTTCACATACAGGAACAGGGGGCCGACCATGACCATAACGGTCATGAAGATGGTGCCGCCAAGGCTGCGGTAGCGGGACAGTGCGGTGCGCTGGCTGACATCATCGGTCATCACGCTGGACAGAGTACCGAAGGGCACGTTGACGCAGGTGTACAGCGCCTCGTACAGAACGTAGGTGACGAACATGTAGGCCAGACGCAGGCCGTAGTTGATATTGCCTACATTGACAAAGCCAAGGATGCACAGCACTGCCATGGGGAAGGAGAAGGCGCGGATCCACGGGATGAACTTGCCGCCCTTGGTGGCCTTGCGGGAGTCCACGATGGCACCGATGATGGGGTCATTCACGGCGTCCCAGATCTTGGTGATCAGCAGCAGGATACCCACGTGGAAGGGGTTGACCTGCAGGATCAGGGTGTAGAAGATCGACAGATACATGGCGCGGTACTGCTCGGTGAAGCAGCAGCCCAGATCGCCCAGCGTATAGCCGATCTTGTCCTTCATGGAGAAGGGTCGGATGGTCTTTTTCTGGTCCATTGTGTTTTATCCTCCTTAAAAACAGTGAAACCACGAGACATTTCGCACAAGTCTCTTTTCTACGTTTGCATTATACGTTAATTTTTCATCAATACATATCCAAAAAATGATTGAAAACTATCGCATATTGATGTATTATGCAATTATAACAGTTGTACTTTTCTGTTGTGTACAACAATCTGTTACACATGACGGTTTCATGGAGGACTTTTTGGTGAATTATACAGCCAAGCGTTATCTTTTTGAGCAGAGCGCCGTCCGGGAATTTTATTCCGGCGCGTATTATGATTTGTTTCTGGTCATGCGGGGCAGCGGTGTGTTCCGGTGCAGCGAGGTGGTGCTGCCCGCACAGCAGCAGAATCTCATCATCTTCAAGCCCGGTCAGGGCGGCAGACTGGAATACGCCGGTGCTTACGGCCCGCTGGAACTTATTCGGGTGCAGCTGTCCCCCCAGACGCTGGCGCAGCTTTCGGACGCAGATACCGACCTTGAAAAAAGCTTCAACGTGGTGCCCTTCCGGCAGGTGGCTGTGCGCCCGGATAGCCAGATCTATATGCTGCTGAAAAACCTTGCCCGGAAGCTGCTGATGCTCCCGCAGGAGCGCACCCAGTTCGGTGCAGCGGTGTTCGAGCACGGTATTTTGCAAATGTTTGTGGTGCTGGCGCTGCGTGCCTGCATCCATGCGGAGTTCCACACCGCATCGGTCAGCCGCCACCACCTGATGTTGGACGAGGTGTTTTTGTTTATTCAGGCGCACCTGACCGAGGAACTGACGCTGGAGCGGCTGGAAAAGGAGTTTTTCGTCTCCCGGGAACATATTGCCAGGGAATTCAAACGCCAGACCGGGCAGACGGTGCACCGCTATATCGTAAAGGCGCGGTTAGACCGCTGCTGCACCCTCATCGAGCAGGGGCTGCCCATCACCGAGGTGTACAAGACCAGCGGCTTTGGCGGTTACAACCACTTTTTCCGCGCCTTTAAAAAGGAGTACGGCATGACCCCCAAGGAGTACTTCCACACCACCCGGCAGGACGCCCGGGGATGAATCCGGCAAAAGCAGCGCCGTCTGCGCCTGTGAAAAAAGCCGCCCGGGAAGATCCGCAGATCCTCCCGGACGGCTTGCTTATCCTATTTTTTCTTTTACTTGCGGTGGGTGAGGCAGTTCAGCGCCATCCCAACGACCTTTCTCGGTCGCAAGTATGGTCTCCAAGCCGCTGATTTTCAAGATGAAGCTGTTTGGGGCGTAATATGGTTGGCGGACAAGTGAGCTACAGGCCCTTGAGATAGTACTCACATGGGGCTCAGATGTATCGCATCCCGATTCAAAATAAAATACGATATAACGTAAAAGCGCAACTTCCACTCTTGATGAATGAAAGCTGCGTTTTTTATGTTTGACAGCAAGTTATAGATTGACAAGAGGACGCATACACGATAAACTTTATATAGTATCATGTGGATTAAAAGGAGACTCAACCATGAGTGTCAAGTATACTACCCCTGCCCAGCACAAGAGCAACCTCCGCAATGTGTATGGAACCTTTGCCATTGAGGGAATGACCATCAGCAAAGATACACGCAGCAACCTTGATCGCATTGGCAGCGGTCAAGCCAGCTATCAGCAGGTCGTGAACGAACTGCGCGCAAAGTACGCGAAGAAGGGCTGATTATGTTCTCAAAGACTGAACATCATTCATCCCTTCCGCGAGGGAAATGGCCGCAGCACCCGTGAATTGATTCGCTGCATGGCGTTGGAATATGGTCTGCATATTAACTGGGGCAACACTGACCGAGAAACTTTGATCAACGCTGCAATCGCCGCCGTAGATGATGATATGGCGTTCTGTGATGTTCTAAGACAGTGCGTTGAAACGAAAAACTAGCAAAAAATGTCCTGCCGGGATACGGCAGGACATTTTGGTTTTATGGACCTAGAGGGATTCGAACCCTTGACC
Proteins encoded in this window:
- a CDS encoding alpha/beta hydrolase, which translates into the protein MKNILRRLAVLFCLMLALALPAFAEGEKGEANITSQTTMKELRENPSIKGSGIYTYVYVWERDCGLLKSSKDNDTMLDVIGKESINSCVAGMNFLIDTYNTGTQITYKLYMPEEIAEDKTRDHAELYYFPADKPNAKYAVVLSGNALFYSGEMRGGVSTAWELHQKGYAVFALRYRIGSEAKDNAPIQDLGRAIQLITANAEKFGVQTEDYALLGYSSGGQIAGVFCGQEVGYPRYNVPRPGVLLLAYPINNFYEAKPIYRWLIDTYSEDLRYYDYNISGCVTPDFPPTYFWYGLNDILLMAFNYYEQGPALQKALARNGVPYHESVYKRAFHGIGIAEGTDAEGWLNDVAAFWEEQTAQAQQPAA
- a CDS encoding transglutaminase-like domain-containing protein, yielding MKNWNETFRSLNVGLPDDVERLKAAGYYQEAIERIDAYLAEDWTVTQNSPRSQGAEPVGEELPQNPTPHGVEALRDAMLAQREMMRRIPAEYCYTEDEAVARMQGMVRDFTREEFRLLVKEGRVDWRFVEGEKHYLDRFAETLLATRADLAARQIDPPAPGTSAREFRNRQHEQMERDGQASARITLKTSVGMSDEAFAAALAEAKAEGRNSVHVRAWLPIPAACLSQSEIELLDCTEPPARIADENAPQRTVFWETDLTENRRFGVEYRYRTTAVYTNPMDIRPDAQQPTFDTGEEAPHIVFTPYLRALAHQLTDGITDPAEKAKRIYDYVTLNVRYHYQPAYFVQECLPDQCARNRRGDCGIMALTFITLCRLVGIPAQWQSGLSVSLTGVGCHDWAMFYIAPKGWMYADCSFGASMARQGDERMRRHYFGSLDTGRMVANRAFEAPFDPPMTGFRSDPYDNQSGECEVDGVGLYGDALDTRKELVNYELL
- the rmuC gene encoding DNA recombination protein RmuC yields the protein MEYLAGLYTLLLVAICLELAVVLWRTGKKQGSVPDHDELKRWMQQQLDAQAKEFAARQSALAEQNHTALRSVSETLQTAVQNMSTTLAQGQDSQQQLLERRLRSLEASNTQKLEELRRSIAESMTALQAENNRKLDEIRHTVDEQLQDTLQKRVSESFKAVNEQLEQVYKGLGEMQNLAADVGGLKQVLSGVKTRGILGEIQLGAILEEILAPEQYETNVATIPGSSQRVEYAVKMPGVDGSTVWLPIDSKFPGDTYAHLQDAQASGDAQAVENARHALELVLRSEAKDIREKYVEPPYTTTFGILFLPFEGLYAEVVNAGLLEVLQRDYQVNVAGPSTMAALLNSLQMGFKTLAIQKRSGEVWQLLGAVKTEFDKFGQGLSKMQQRLRQTDEELDNLIGVRSRAISRKLRSVQSLDEAAAATLLELDAPLRPLSGGQLPQSGSQWQDGEL
- a CDS encoding helix-turn-helix transcriptional regulator, yielding MDELQIERQQMQTELSRLADVCRNESVPDAFQTFVAGIPTLTKTERRIFDGYAAGLRSREIVEQLDIKDSTLRFHNKNIYDKLGVSSLKQLQQFVAILNSGSGSAPDSAPDEKRPSKQYFRLYGCE
- a CDS encoding calcium/sodium antiporter, with the translated sequence MLIPVLLFIVGLLCLIKGGDWFVDGATGIARRFHVPELLIGATVVSIGTTLPEVMVSTTSALTGHGEIAYGNAIGSVICNAALIAAITIAVRPGKVDPKSLRTPVAFFFVAAAFYAGVAYTTGSFTRPVGLILLAMFVAYIVCNVLAMKNAPAPEEEEQAEEGSFAKELGLLAIGAVLIAVGADLLVDNGTLIAQALGVPESVIALTFVALGTSLPELVTAITSLAKGHGALSLGNVIGANVFNLVLVSGVSVTLAPFSIPQNSTIAGMNASLVMDIPVMFAVMLLLTLPALIKGKLSRPQGIALLCIYAAFCAVQFSI
- the bilR gene encoding bilirubin reductase, long form, whose translation is MQNVILQPIEVGGQTFKNRIMFPPLTTGYEKNGMISEQDMGFYTRLAKGGVGYIVLGDVAPINSFSPTPKLFDDSQIPAFKALADSVHAYGTKLGVQLFHPEYDVDAINSLFMQKKFDEMRQRLHHDMMFFTDEVSEEMLMAIIDKMCACAVRAQKAGVDVIQIHGDRLNGCLCSTRMNHRTDKFGGSLENRVRFARMLTRAIRKAVPDMVIDYKLSIVTPQRGKGGIDEADAVQFAQWLVEDGVDMFHVAQANHTGNMADTIPPMGVQPYGFFVKIAGDIKKAVHVPVSAVGRIVDAEMAARVIESGMADIVAMGRPLLADPDWGTKIAAGKACDIRRCISCNKGCTDAIQNRQFLSCVLNAENGYENTRSIQPAAQKKKIAVLGGGPAGLEAARVAALRGHDVTLFEKTTTLGGQLNIACVPPRKEEMRRAAQDLIHAVCNAGVHLCMGQTRTAEQLKDAGFEAVINAVGAHSAAPRIPGIDSVNVADAWKVLAGEQQVYGTVAVIGGGMVGCETAEYLAARGCKVSVIEMMDKIAAGESTTILPTLLENYKTYGVEQYPSHKVKEFRMDAVVCENKDGAEVTIPCDYIVLAMGARSNEFDAAALEAASIPVYSIGDAAGKAADISNAIRTGYDTACQL
- a CDS encoding alpha/beta hydrolase family protein; translated protein: MKILQVQFKNRNGHTLRGIVTLPDTEGKVPFVVHLHGFAGSCSGYKSMYTHLSRALAAQGIGSARFDFYGNGESDGEFEDMSFDGLHTDAQDIFAWAAEQPYVDSEKLFLSGQSMGGYIAASCAPVIQPHGLILLCPGAGMWFGCAQRADGIMQTGKDYADMEGLCYKMAFNYEMAKHPDPFTEAKGYNGPVLLLRADDDRLVDEGTCNRYAQVYTAPDVDTIAGGGHNFATLAARAAVEEKTAAFIKANL
- a CDS encoding MFS transporter produces the protein MDQKKTIRPFSMKDKIGYTLGDLGCCFTEQYRAMYLSIFYTLILQVNPFHVGILLLITKIWDAVNDPIIGAIVDSRKATKGGKFIPWIRAFSFPMAVLCILGFVNVGNINYGLRLAYMFVTYVLYEALYTCVNVPFGTLSSVMTDDVSQRTALSRYRSLGGTIFMTVMVMVGPLFLYVNNQPVAGRFLMLACICAMLGLLCLQITCVWCKERVEVPERPQGEKLNYLHVLKEISHNKALLGVMFFSLTGMIGASVVNGLNTYLYKDFFGNVKIQAVSGMLSVLYAVLSFAITQPLANKLGKKEWCCMGAGFAAIVFGILFFFPVHNPVIFIVINGICYLGASGMQVLIWAMVNDAIDYHELQTGERNEGIVYSTYSFFRKLASAISGSLSSFVLGAIGYNVTAGAVQTAGVVNAIWKSYTGVYFLGYGIAVAILFFVYPLTKQKTAEMLTELKARRAAKESK